The following are from one region of the Hymenobacter radiodurans genome:
- a CDS encoding cation diffusion facilitator family transporter produces the protein MAHAHHHGHDHHHAVPTEGDYSQAFAIGIALNMVFVVVEAAGGLWANSSALLSDAGHNLSDVLSLALAWGATRLARRPASERYTYGLKSATIQAALLNAALLYAALGIILWDAIDHLLHPTPVDGRVVMLLASIGIVVNGFTAWLFRRGQQGDVNVRGAYMHMLTDALVSAGVVVGGALVLWTGWLRLDALISFGILGLIAYSSWSLLRETVQLSLQAVPPGIDLAAVRQFLLSCPGVTQVHDLHVWPLSTRDTALSAHLVRPGGANNAFLHELQTTLEATFGISHCTVQIEDTVPVAGSHGGCEV, from the coding sequence ATGGCACACGCTCACCACCACGGTCACGATCACCATCACGCCGTTCCCACTGAGGGCGACTATAGCCAAGCTTTTGCTATAGGTATTGCGCTGAATATGGTTTTTGTGGTGGTGGAAGCGGCGGGCGGCCTTTGGGCTAACTCTTCGGCACTGCTTTCCGATGCGGGCCACAATCTGAGCGATGTACTAAGCCTGGCGCTGGCCTGGGGGGCTACTCGCTTGGCCCGCCGACCCGCTTCCGAGCGCTACACTTATGGCCTGAAGAGCGCTACTATTCAGGCGGCTTTGCTGAATGCCGCCCTGCTGTATGCCGCACTAGGCATTATCCTCTGGGATGCCATCGACCACTTGCTCCACCCCACGCCCGTCGACGGCCGCGTTGTGATGCTGCTAGCTAGCATCGGCATTGTGGTCAATGGCTTCACGGCGTGGCTGTTCCGGCGCGGGCAGCAGGGCGACGTAAACGTGCGTGGCGCTTATATGCACATGCTCACCGATGCCTTGGTGTCGGCGGGCGTGGTGGTTGGGGGCGCCCTCGTGCTCTGGACGGGTTGGCTGCGGCTCGATGCGCTAATCAGCTTCGGTATTCTGGGACTGATTGCGTACAGCTCGTGGAGCTTGCTGCGCGAAACCGTACAGCTCAGCCTACAAGCCGTACCGCCGGGCATCGACCTAGCTGCTGTGCGTCAGTTTTTGCTGTCCTGCCCCGGCGTTACGCAGGTCCACGATCTACATGTGTGGCCCCTAAGTACCCGCGATACCGCCCTTTCGGCCCACCTCGTGCGTCCGGGCGGCGCCAACAACGCCTTTCTGCATGAGCTACAAACCACGTTAGAAGCTACGTTTGGTATCAGCCATTGCACCGTGCAGATAGAAGATACGGTGCCAGTAGCAGGCAGCCACGGCGGCTGCGAAGTATAA
- a CDS encoding prolyl oligopeptidase family serine peptidase — MHIPKYPLLALLALAACRSAGPTAKSATTYSANPHMAAVTPSSSPVKYPETRKSDQVDDYHGTSVADPYRWLEDLDSPETKAWVEAQNKLTFGYLEKIPFRDQIRERLTNIWNYERYGVPQVEDGQLYFSKNDGLQNQAVLYVQKNAPQSLPEVLLDPNKFSTDGTTALTGTYFSNDHRYMAYSTSGGGSDWLKVKVLDIKTRLPLKDELEWVKVSGVAWAKDGFYYSRYAAPKSGENQLAGKNEFHKVYYHKLGTPQKTDKLVYEDKKMPLGFRFAGTTEDERFLVLSLTDGVADGNRLAVRDLTDPKQADKFTTLISSYEHNNSVVGNVGGKLLVLTNYQAPLYRLVLIDPKKPQQANWKTVLPETTYKIDNVEHVGGRLIATYLKDASSQVKVYSETGEFQNDVELPAIGTAAGFGGRRDAKEVYYAFTSFTYPTTIYKYDLATKQSTIFQAPKVEVKPDDYLTTQVFYSSKDGTKIPMFIVHKKGLKLDGKNPTYLYGYGGFDISLTPSFSVARMLWLENGECWPWLICAVAASTARPGTKPV, encoded by the coding sequence ATGCACATCCCTAAATATCCGCTGCTAGCTTTGCTGGCGCTGGCGGCTTGCCGCTCGGCGGGACCCACTGCCAAATCGGCTACTACTTATTCCGCTAACCCTCATATGGCGGCCGTTACCCCGTCTAGCTCCCCTGTGAAGTACCCCGAAACCCGCAAATCTGATCAGGTAGACGATTACCACGGCACGTCCGTTGCCGACCCGTACCGCTGGCTTGAAGACCTCGACTCGCCCGAAACCAAGGCGTGGGTGGAGGCTCAGAACAAGCTGACTTTTGGCTACTTAGAGAAAATACCGTTTCGCGACCAGATACGGGAGCGGCTTACCAACATCTGGAACTACGAGCGCTACGGTGTGCCGCAAGTGGAAGATGGGCAGCTGTATTTCTCCAAAAACGACGGTTTGCAAAACCAGGCCGTGCTGTACGTGCAGAAAAATGCCCCCCAGAGCCTGCCAGAAGTCCTGCTCGACCCAAATAAGTTCTCCACCGACGGCACTACAGCTCTGACGGGTACTTATTTCTCCAATGATCACCGCTACATGGCCTACTCGACTTCTGGCGGGGGTTCCGATTGGCTGAAGGTGAAAGTGCTGGACATCAAGACGCGCTTGCCGCTTAAGGATGAGCTGGAGTGGGTAAAGGTATCGGGGGTGGCGTGGGCCAAGGATGGTTTTTACTACAGTCGGTACGCCGCGCCTAAGTCGGGCGAAAACCAGCTGGCCGGCAAAAACGAGTTTCACAAAGTCTATTACCACAAGCTTGGTACCCCGCAAAAGACGGATAAGCTGGTGTATGAAGACAAGAAAATGCCGCTGGGCTTCCGGTTTGCGGGCACCACGGAAGATGAGAGATTCTTGGTGCTAAGCCTTACCGATGGCGTGGCCGACGGCAACCGCTTAGCCGTGCGCGACCTCACCGACCCGAAGCAGGCCGATAAATTCACGACGCTCATCAGCAGCTACGAGCACAACAACTCGGTAGTGGGCAACGTGGGGGGCAAATTGTTGGTGCTCACCAACTACCAGGCGCCTTTGTACCGTTTGGTGCTCATCGACCCCAAAAAGCCGCAGCAAGCCAACTGGAAAACGGTGCTGCCCGAAACCACTTATAAGATTGATAACGTGGAGCACGTGGGTGGCCGCCTCATTGCTACTTATCTAAAAGACGCGAGCAGTCAGGTAAAAGTGTACAGCGAGACTGGCGAGTTTCAAAATGATGTGGAACTGCCGGCCATTGGCACGGCCGCTGGATTTGGCGGACGCCGTGATGCCAAGGAAGTGTACTACGCTTTCACCTCGTTCACGTATCCGACCACCATTTACAAATACGACCTCGCTACCAAGCAAAGCACAATATTTCAGGCTCCCAAAGTGGAGGTGAAGCCTGATGACTATTTAACGACGCAGGTCTTTTATAGCAGCAAAGACGGCACGAAGATTCCGATGTTTATCGTGCACAAGAAAGGACTGAAGTTGGACGGCAAAAACCCGACTTACCTCTACGGTTACGGCGGGTTCGATATCTCCCTGACTCCATCGTTTAGCGTAGCGCGCATGCTGTGGCTGGAAAACGGGGAGTGTTGGCCGTGGCTAATCTGCGCGGTGGCGGCGAGTACGGCGAGGCCTGGCACAAAGCCGGTATGA
- a CDS encoding DUF6526 family protein produces the protein MANLPTKNTARYYPLHHFVLLPAALIMAFYTGRRYAEVAGDDSDLSRLWFSIMALAVIGLGVLVMLRQHYALTLQDRLIRLEVRQRYFEVTGQSLRPLEDRLSLKQILSLRFAGDAELAGLVQATISENLPPKTIQARIQEFHFDPMRV, from the coding sequence ATGGCCAATCTACCGACCAAAAACACCGCTCGCTATTATCCGCTGCACCATTTCGTTCTGCTGCCAGCGGCGCTCATTATGGCCTTCTACACCGGCCGGCGCTACGCTGAGGTAGCCGGCGACGACTCAGATCTGTCGCGGCTCTGGTTTTCCATCATGGCGCTGGCCGTTATCGGGTTAGGTGTGCTGGTAATGCTACGTCAGCATTATGCCCTTACTTTGCAAGACCGCCTGATTCGGCTGGAGGTACGGCAACGGTATTTTGAGGTCACGGGTCAAAGCCTGCGGCCGTTGGAGGATCGGCTTTCGCTAAAGCAGATTCTGTCACTACGCTTTGCCGGCGATGCCGAGTTGGCTGGCTTGGTGCAGGCTACTATCAGCGAAAATTTGCCCCCCAAAACCATTCAGGCTCGTATTCAAGAGTTTCACTTCGATCCTATGCGGGTGTGA
- a CDS encoding MFS transporter, with product MSKPAAPVPILPPETKHASVFSAVVIVAALGYFVDIYDLILFSIVRVQSLNALGVTDKAAVTSQGLYLINMQMGGMLLGGILWGVLGDKRGRISVLFGSILLYSLANIANGFVQTIDQYAWLRLIAGIGLAGELGAGITLVAESLPKEKRGYGTMIVATVGVSGAMLAYWVGERFGWRNAYFIGGGLGLALLLLRVSVYESGMFEQAKRSEAVRGRFLDLFTNGPRLAKYIKCLLIGVPLWFVVGILITLAPEFGRELGVQGEVTAGLAVFWCYFGLVFGDFASGGLSQIWRSRNRALQVFLVFCGLMVAAYLFGLRGASTTTFYAVCFVLGLSVGFWALFVTVAAEQFGTNLRATVATTAPNFARGSVIILAPTFQFLTGPLGLIGSAAVLGVVSLLIAFWSVSTLPESYGKDLDYLEVS from the coding sequence ATGAGTAAACCCGCTGCTCCAGTTCCCATTTTGCCCCCCGAAACTAAACACGCCTCTGTATTTAGCGCCGTGGTGATTGTGGCTGCCCTGGGCTACTTCGTGGATATTTATGACCTGATTCTGTTCAGTATTGTGCGCGTGCAAAGCCTGAATGCACTGGGTGTGACAGATAAAGCGGCCGTCACTAGCCAGGGTCTGTACCTGATCAATATGCAGATGGGCGGCATGCTGCTGGGGGGCATTTTGTGGGGCGTGTTGGGCGACAAGCGAGGCCGGATCTCGGTGCTGTTCGGGTCTATTCTCTTGTATTCGCTGGCCAATATTGCCAACGGCTTTGTGCAGACCATCGATCAGTATGCCTGGCTGCGGCTCATTGCGGGCATCGGTTTGGCCGGAGAGCTAGGGGCTGGAATTACGCTGGTAGCCGAAAGTTTGCCGAAAGAAAAGCGTGGGTACGGCACCATGATAGTGGCCACCGTGGGCGTATCGGGAGCTATGCTGGCCTACTGGGTGGGCGAGCGGTTTGGTTGGCGCAACGCTTACTTTATCGGTGGCGGACTGGGTTTAGCACTGCTGCTATTACGCGTCAGCGTCTACGAGTCAGGCATGTTTGAGCAAGCCAAGCGCAGCGAGGCCGTGCGCGGCAGGTTCCTGGATTTATTCACCAACGGCCCGCGCCTGGCCAAATACATAAAGTGCCTGCTAATCGGTGTGCCACTGTGGTTTGTCGTGGGCATTCTGATCACGCTGGCGCCGGAGTTTGGGCGGGAGTTGGGTGTGCAGGGCGAGGTAACGGCCGGCTTGGCGGTGTTCTGGTGCTATTTCGGGCTAGTATTTGGTGATTTTGCCAGCGGCGGGCTAAGTCAAATCTGGCGAAGCCGCAACCGCGCGTTGCAAGTGTTCCTAGTATTCTGCGGACTCATGGTGGCGGCCTACTTGTTTGGCTTGCGAGGCGCCAGCACCACTACTTTCTATGCGGTATGCTTCGTGTTGGGCTTATCCGTGGGTTTCTGGGCGTTGTTTGTAACCGTGGCAGCTGAGCAGTTCGGCACCAATCTGCGGGCCACGGTAGCTACTACGGCTCCTAATTTTGCCCGCGGCTCCGTAATAATTCTGGCTCCCACCTTTCAGTTTCTCACTGGCCCACTTGGCCTTATCGGGAGCGCGGCTGTTTTGGGTGTGGTATCGTTGCTGATAGCATTCTGGAGCGTAAGCACTCTGCCTGAGAGCTACGGCAAAGACCTTGATTATCTGGAAGTTTCATAA
- a CDS encoding TonB-dependent receptor domain-containing protein, whose product MEEGKIIGSVSTNYQTNNSLLGYSVMNAGNLNGFNWMARNSGKVASNYRNPYDGRVFNSGFRELNGNGYIGLNKSWGYSHLTLSTFNQLVGLVEGDRDTITGQFLKPVARGADNIVGEPQSEDALRTYTLQVPRQQINHLRIGTENNFIFNQSRLTLNVGWQQNLRREFGNPADYYEESLFFQLRTVDYSLRYFLPEVNGWNTTIGTSGMRQQNVNKGVEFLIPAYQLFDAGAFAVTKKTFGKLDLSGGLRYDWRRIEADNLYLDAEEQPVPAPTGEMKFPGFVSTFRNVSGSVGGSFEATEKLVLKANVARGFRAPNIAELGSNGIHEGTIRYEIGNPALKAETSFQLDAGASYETEHVGLRIDAFRNQIQNYIFPRRLPGATGADSLSVDGDPVFVYGQGDARLLGGEFTIDIHPHPLDWLHFENSFSIVRAQERNQPDSLRNLPFIPADRLQSEVRVNFNKVGTHFANLYARAGIEHTFAQNRFFSAFGTETRTPGYTLTNASIGTDVVTSQAKTLFSIYLTGTNLFNVGYQSHLSRLKYAAFNPANGRSGVFNMGRNVSVKLVVPLVFK is encoded by the coding sequence GTGGAAGAAGGCAAGATCATCGGCTCAGTATCGACTAACTACCAGACTAATAATAGCTTGCTAGGTTACTCCGTGATGAACGCCGGCAACCTCAACGGCTTCAACTGGATGGCTCGCAACAGCGGCAAAGTAGCCAGCAACTACCGCAACCCTTATGATGGCCGCGTATTCAACTCGGGCTTTCGGGAGCTAAATGGCAACGGTTACATCGGCCTGAATAAAAGCTGGGGCTATTCGCACCTCACCCTTAGCACCTTCAATCAGCTCGTAGGTTTGGTAGAAGGCGACCGAGATACTATTACGGGCCAGTTTCTGAAGCCAGTTGCTCGCGGCGCCGATAACATAGTAGGCGAGCCCCAGAGCGAAGATGCCCTGCGCACCTACACGTTGCAGGTGCCCCGCCAGCAGATTAATCATTTGCGCATCGGCACTGAGAACAACTTTATTTTCAACCAAAGCCGCCTAACGCTCAACGTGGGCTGGCAGCAAAACCTGCGTCGCGAGTTTGGCAACCCCGCCGACTACTACGAAGAGTCGCTGTTCTTTCAGCTTCGTACCGTAGACTATAGCCTGCGCTATTTTTTGCCCGAAGTGAACGGCTGGAATACCACCATTGGGACCAGCGGTATGCGGCAGCAAAACGTGAATAAAGGCGTTGAGTTCCTGATTCCGGCTTACCAACTGTTCGATGCTGGCGCGTTTGCGGTCACCAAGAAAACATTTGGCAAGCTCGATCTGAGCGGCGGCCTACGCTACGACTGGCGCCGCATTGAGGCCGATAACCTTTACCTTGATGCCGAAGAACAGCCCGTGCCCGCGCCGACGGGAGAAATGAAATTTCCGGGCTTTGTGAGCACATTCCGGAATGTATCGGGTAGCGTGGGGGGCTCTTTTGAGGCTACCGAGAAGCTCGTGCTCAAAGCCAACGTGGCCCGTGGTTTCCGGGCACCTAATATTGCCGAGCTAGGCTCCAATGGCATTCATGAGGGTACTATTCGCTACGAAATTGGCAACCCCGCGCTGAAGGCCGAAACCAGCTTTCAGCTTGACGCGGGGGCCAGCTACGAAACCGAGCACGTAGGCCTGCGCATCGATGCTTTCCGCAACCAGATTCAGAACTACATCTTTCCCCGCCGCCTGCCCGGCGCAACCGGCGCCGATTCGCTTTCGGTCGACGGCGACCCTGTTTTTGTGTATGGCCAGGGCGATGCGCGCCTGCTGGGGGGCGAATTTACAATTGATATCCACCCTCACCCGCTCGACTGGCTTCACTTCGAGAATAGCTTTTCGATAGTGCGGGCCCAGGAGCGCAACCAGCCCGACAGCCTGCGCAATCTGCCCTTCATTCCCGCCGACCGGCTACAATCAGAGGTGCGCGTCAATTTTAATAAAGTAGGTACTCACTTCGCCAACCTCTATGCCCGCGCCGGTATTGAGCACACGTTTGCTCAAAATAGATTCTTCTCCGCTTTCGGCACCGAAACTCGCACGCCTGGCTACACCCTGACCAATGCCAGCATTGGCACCGACGTGGTAACGTCGCAAGCCAAAACGCTGTTTTCTATTTATTTAACGGGCACCAACCTCTTCAACGTAGGGTACCAAAGCCATTTGAGCCGATTGAAATACGCAGCTTTCAACCCCGCGAATGGTCGTAGTGGCGTATTTAATATGGGCCGCAATGTGAGCGTGAAGCTGGTGGTGCCACTAGTGTTTAAGTAG
- a CDS encoding prolyl oligopeptidase family serine peptidase, whose product MAGKRGVLAVANLRGGGEYGEAWHKAGMTPNKQNVFDDFIAAAEYLSVQNYTSPKHLAIAGGSNGGLLVGATMIQRPDVARVALPAVGVMDMLRYQKFTIGWNWAPEYGTSDNYAQFQNLYSFSPLHTLKQGADYPATMITTADHDDRVVPAHSFKFAAALQEKAGGANPQLIRVDVNAGHGAGKSTKLQIQEWADVWAFTYYSMGLNPYGK is encoded by the coding sequence GTGGCTGGAAAACGGGGAGTGTTGGCCGTGGCTAATCTGCGCGGTGGCGGCGAGTACGGCGAGGCCTGGCACAAAGCCGGTATGACGCCCAACAAGCAAAACGTATTCGACGATTTTATTGCCGCCGCCGAGTACTTATCGGTGCAGAACTACACCTCGCCTAAGCACTTGGCTATTGCAGGCGGCTCAAATGGCGGTTTGCTGGTGGGCGCCACCATGATTCAGCGCCCCGATGTAGCCCGCGTAGCGCTGCCGGCTGTGGGCGTGATGGACATGCTACGCTATCAGAAGTTTACGATTGGCTGGAACTGGGCGCCCGAGTACGGCACCTCCGACAACTACGCCCAGTTTCAGAATCTTTATAGCTTCTCGCCCCTGCATACGCTGAAGCAAGGCGCCGACTACCCGGCCACCATGATTACCACCGCCGACCACGACGACCGCGTGGTGCCGGCGCACTCGTTTAAATTTGCGGCGGCTTTGCAGGAAAAAGCAGGTGGCGCTAATCCGCAGCTTATTCGCGTAGACGTAAATGCGGGCCACGGCGCGGGCAAAAGCACCAAGCTGCAAATTCAGGAATGGGCCGATGTTTGGGCCTTTACCTACTACAGCATGGGCCTGAATCCCTACGGAAAATAG
- a CDS encoding endo-1,4-beta-xylanase, translating to MMTLRRLSFLLTALAITLTAYGQNAPVTLQAEAGTLRATSTPAAITFLTEASTGTGFIRVVGDLVRDANNGASSPNADSRVLTYTVTFPGPGVYDLYARARVGSGNFDDDSYYVPNSFGTRSASDASQWRIANGLAGGGYTTATDVVSASGPGGASNTWRWFRISAFDGGSTFTVPAGSLTQTFEIGSRENGLDIDKFVFGASGVFFTVSNLDNGQQGSTTPPPPPFVPPGPPVATGKPKFVGGALSNSQGVNFDKYWNQVVSENDGKWGSVEATRDVMNWTGLDLAYNQAKRQNVPFRMHVLVWGNQQPAWIENLPPAEQLEEIKEWFAAVAQRYPDIAFLEVVNEPTNDPPFKRNATDQGSGNYIEALGGNGTTGWDWVINSFKLARVYFPNTPLMLNDYSVENVTSNTQRYLNIINLLKRENLIDVIGIQGHAFSTRPTPAATLTNNLNLLATSGLPLYITEFDVDGLQDDVQLAEYQRVFPLFYEHPAVKGITLWGYRPGHWRTAQGAYIAYENGAERPALKWLREYVQGTTLSTITTATSLAATTFCGSSTLQVPFSANGVVASNQTYTAELSDATGSFATFTALGSITASTAGNYAINATIPANTPEGTRYRIRVTSSNPSVLGNANTTNLTINPVFTAPEVVVMPVNAVYTGGVPTNIYLGYGPQSVILAASGGASYAWQGPAGLSSTSIADPVFTATEAGTFTFTATITNEVGCTTTKQVTLTVVDVRCSNNNNSPKVLICVNGKVVCVAKSAVPALLTYTKGIVRLGDCTTGTNADLAVLKEKLIRLFEAYPNPFNGRTTVRFRSTESGQAQLQVYNPYGQLVATPFNGRAEAGREYEISLDGTSLPEGIYTGRLITNGKVETLRMMVVK from the coding sequence ATGATGACACTTCGACGCTTAAGCTTTCTCCTTACAGCTTTAGCCATCACTCTGACCGCCTATGGTCAGAACGCCCCGGTAACGCTGCAAGCCGAAGCTGGTACACTTCGGGCCACAAGCACGCCTGCGGCTATTACATTTTTAACCGAAGCAAGCACCGGAACTGGCTTTATCCGGGTAGTTGGAGATCTTGTTCGAGACGCGAACAATGGCGCTTCAAGTCCTAATGCCGACAGCCGGGTGCTTACTTACACGGTTACGTTTCCGGGGCCTGGTGTATATGATCTGTACGCCAGAGCACGCGTAGGTTCAGGTAATTTCGACGATGACAGTTACTACGTACCGAACTCATTTGGTACTCGGTCGGCCTCCGATGCTAGCCAATGGCGAATTGCCAACGGTCTGGCTGGTGGCGGGTACACAACTGCTACGGATGTCGTTTCGGCCAGCGGTCCTGGTGGAGCCAGTAACACGTGGAGATGGTTTCGGATATCAGCATTTGATGGTGGAAGTACATTCACGGTACCAGCAGGTAGCTTAACCCAGACGTTTGAAATTGGTAGCCGCGAGAATGGGTTGGACATCGATAAGTTCGTATTTGGGGCTTCAGGCGTATTTTTCACCGTGAGCAACCTCGACAATGGCCAACAAGGCTCTACTACGCCACCCCCGCCGCCATTTGTTCCCCCTGGCCCTCCGGTTGCTACTGGTAAGCCCAAATTTGTAGGCGGCGCTTTGAGCAACTCTCAGGGAGTTAATTTCGATAAATATTGGAACCAGGTGGTGTCGGAGAACGACGGCAAATGGGGCAGCGTAGAAGCCACTCGTGACGTGATGAACTGGACTGGTCTCGATTTGGCCTATAATCAAGCCAAGCGCCAGAATGTACCATTTCGGATGCACGTGCTGGTGTGGGGCAACCAACAGCCTGCTTGGATCGAAAATTTGCCCCCCGCCGAGCAGTTAGAGGAAATAAAGGAGTGGTTTGCGGCCGTGGCGCAGCGCTACCCCGATATTGCCTTCCTAGAAGTAGTAAATGAGCCCACTAACGACCCGCCCTTTAAGCGGAATGCGACGGACCAAGGCAGCGGCAATTATATTGAGGCCCTCGGTGGTAATGGCACTACCGGCTGGGATTGGGTAATCAATTCCTTTAAGCTGGCTCGTGTATATTTCCCGAATACGCCGCTGATGCTCAACGACTATAGTGTTGAAAATGTAACGTCCAACACCCAGCGCTACCTGAACATCATCAACTTACTGAAGCGCGAAAACCTGATTGACGTGATTGGTATTCAGGGCCACGCCTTCTCCACTCGTCCTACTCCGGCCGCCACGCTCACAAACAACCTGAACTTGTTGGCCACCTCTGGCCTGCCATTGTACATCACAGAATTTGATGTCGATGGTTTGCAGGACGATGTACAACTAGCCGAGTATCAGCGGGTGTTTCCATTATTCTACGAACACCCCGCCGTGAAAGGCATTACGCTGTGGGGCTACCGGCCCGGGCACTGGCGCACCGCCCAAGGAGCGTACATAGCGTATGAAAACGGCGCCGAGCGCCCCGCCTTGAAATGGTTGCGCGAATACGTGCAAGGCACTACCCTATCGACAATCACGACGGCGACGAGTTTGGCTGCTACTACTTTCTGCGGCAGCAGCACGCTCCAGGTGCCATTCAGCGCCAATGGCGTAGTAGCCTCCAACCAAACCTACACGGCTGAGCTTTCGGATGCTACCGGCAGCTTCGCGACTTTTACGGCCCTTGGCTCTATTACAGCATCAACTGCCGGTAACTACGCTATCAACGCCACTATTCCAGCTAATACGCCGGAGGGTACGCGCTACCGCATTCGGGTAACAAGCAGCAATCCTAGTGTGCTGGGCAATGCCAACACCACCAACCTAACGATCAATCCGGTGTTTACGGCCCCTGAAGTTGTCGTGATGCCAGTCAATGCTGTGTATACTGGTGGTGTACCCACCAACATTTATCTGGGCTACGGTCCGCAGAGCGTTATACTCGCGGCCAGTGGCGGGGCCAGCTATGCTTGGCAAGGACCAGCTGGACTGAGCAGCACCTCCATTGCTGATCCGGTATTCACGGCTACGGAAGCGGGCACCTTCACCTTCACTGCCACCATCACCAATGAAGTTGGCTGCACCACTACCAAGCAAGTAACCCTGACCGTAGTGGATGTGCGGTGCAGCAACAACAATAACTCTCCCAAGGTGCTGATTTGTGTCAATGGCAAGGTAGTGTGCGTTGCTAAAAGTGCTGTTCCCGCTCTGCTCACGTATACCAAAGGGATAGTTAGACTAGGCGACTGCACCACGGGCACCAACGCCGACTTGGCAGTGCTGAAAGAGAAGCTCATTCGCTTATTTGAAGCTTACCCCAATCCATTTAATGGGCGCACTACCGTGCGTTTCCGCTCTACTGAGTCAGGGCAAGCCCAGCTGCAAGTCTACAATCCGTATGGGCAGCTTGTAGCCACTCCCTTCAACGGCCGAGCCGAAGCAGGCCGAGAATATGAAATTTCGCTGGACGGAACCTCGTTGCCCGAAGGCATTTATACCGGCCGTTTAATCACAAATGGCAAAGTGGAAACCCTGCGTATGATGGTCGTTAAATAA
- a CDS encoding GNAT family N-acetyltransferase, with amino-acid sequence MTTIRRGIRADLPQVLALIQELAVYERAPHEVTNTLADMERDGFGPDPIFKFFVAEKAPQQIVGLALYYTAYSTWKGRMLFLEDLVVTEEVRGTGLGKLLFDAVVAEARATGANRMKWQVLEWNEPAIGFYKKIGANLDPEWFNGNLNAEQLQAYACAPAAEAAVNNA; translated from the coding sequence ATGACGACCATCCGCCGCGGCATTCGCGCCGATTTGCCCCAAGTGCTGGCTCTTATTCAGGAACTAGCCGTGTATGAGCGCGCCCCTCACGAGGTGACCAATACCCTGGCCGATATGGAGCGCGACGGTTTTGGGCCAGACCCCATTTTTAAGTTTTTTGTAGCCGAAAAAGCCCCCCAGCAGATCGTGGGGCTGGCTTTGTACTACACCGCCTACTCTACCTGGAAGGGCCGGATGCTGTTTCTGGAAGACTTGGTCGTGACGGAAGAAGTGCGCGGTACGGGCCTCGGCAAACTGCTTTTCGACGCGGTAGTGGCTGAAGCCCGCGCTACCGGCGCTAATCGTATGAAATGGCAGGTGCTGGAGTGGAACGAGCCCGCTATCGGCTTCTACAAGAAGATTGGGGCCAACCTCGACCCGGAGTGGTTCAACGGCAACCTCAACGCCGAGCAGCTGCAAGCTTATGCCTGTGCCCCCGCTGCGGAAGCAGCGGTGAATAATGCGTAG
- a CDS encoding TonB-dependent receptor codes for MLFPDLRRFTATGPDGAFRFTNLPKGRFLMQVRSLGYTTVVRTVDTGTGQPLDIALVPAATEIGQVVVTGVSASTEMRRSPIPTTVVNRTQLNQMAATNVVDAIAHTPGLSQITTGVGISKPIIRGLGANRVITLNNGARQEGQQWGDEHGIEIDEAGIDRAEVIKGPGSLLYGSDGLAGVVNFVAPTPWKKARSSAQYRLTTRLIIAC; via the coding sequence ATCCTCTTTCCAGATCTGCGACGATTTACAGCCACGGGCCCCGATGGCGCCTTCCGCTTCACCAATCTACCCAAAGGTCGTTTTTTGATGCAAGTGCGCAGCTTAGGCTACACTACTGTAGTGCGCACTGTGGATACCGGCACTGGGCAGCCACTCGATATTGCGCTGGTTCCGGCGGCCACCGAAATTGGGCAGGTGGTAGTTACGGGCGTATCGGCAAGCACGGAGATGCGCCGCTCTCCCATCCCGACTACCGTCGTAAACCGTACCCAACTGAATCAGATGGCGGCTACCAATGTAGTTGATGCCATCGCGCACACCCCTGGCCTCTCGCAAATCACGACCGGCGTAGGCATCAGCAAACCCATTATTCGGGGTTTGGGGGCCAACCGGGTGATAACACTAAACAATGGCGCCCGCCAAGAAGGCCAGCAGTGGGGTGATGAGCACGGCATCGAAATCGACGAAGCCGGCATCGACCGAGCCGAAGTTATCAAAGGCCCCGGCAGCCTACTCTACGGCTCCGATGGCTTGGCCGGCGTCGTCAATTTTGTGGCCCCGACCCCGTGGAAGAAGGCAAGATCATCGGCTCAGTATCGACTAACTACCAGACTAATAATAGCTTGCTAG
- a CDS encoding DUF4286 family protein, with amino-acid sequence MILYNVTSSIEPEIADEWLAFMQETHMPEVMATGFFIRSQLCRLLNEEEGGITYAAQYYCASLEQLEEYQRISAPGLRADLEIRFPGQYVSFRTVLEVMD; translated from the coding sequence ATGATTCTTTACAACGTAACAAGCAGCATCGAGCCAGAAATAGCGGACGAGTGGCTGGCTTTTATGCAAGAAACCCATATGCCGGAGGTGATGGCCACTGGTTTTTTCATCCGCAGTCAGCTCTGCCGTCTGCTCAATGAGGAAGAAGGAGGCATCACCTACGCAGCGCAATACTACTGCGCTAGCCTGGAGCAGCTCGAAGAGTACCAGCGCATATCCGCCCCCGGCTTGCGCGCCGACCTCGAAATTCGCTTTCCCGGTCAGTACGTTTCTTTCCGCACCGTGCTGGAGGTAATGGACTGA